TCTGATGAAAAAGCCTGTTCTTCGTTTCTGTCTGACAACTTGTCTGGTTCTGGGCACGGTGCTGCCGGTTTTGGCCCGTGAAACCATCGCCACCCGCCCCATCCTTCCGGCGGATTACTCTTCGATCAGGATTTTTGACCGGGAGGGCCGGTTCGTAGCCCGCATCCCCGCTGAACGCAGGTACTGGGTGCCTATCAACCGCATCCCCCAATTTTTACAGAACGCGGCGGTCGCCATTGAAGACGCACGTTTTTTCGAACACGGCGGCATCGACCTCAAGGGCATCACCCGGGCGCTGGTCAAGGATGTGATGCAGGGAGAAATGGCCGAGGGCGGCTCCACCATCACCCAGCAGCTGATCAAGAACAAGCACCTGTCCGGGGAAAAAACCATCGATCGCAAGCTCAGGGAAGCCCGCCTGGCCATGGAGTATGAGCGCAAATACACCAAGAAGCAGATTCTTGAGATGTATTTCAACGAAATCTACTACGGAAACGGTGCCTGGGGCATTGCCCAGGCCGCCCTGCTGTACTACGACAAAAGGCCCGACCAGCTGACCGATGACGAATGCGCCCTGCTTGCCGGGGTGTCCAAGGCCCCCAACCGCTACAATCCGCGCGGCAATACCACCAAGGTCAAGGCCCGCCGCAATCTGGTGCTCAGTCGCATGGCCGAGCTCGGAATGATCACGCAGAAACGCAAACAGGCGCTGGCGGCACGCCCCGTCACCAGCGTAAAATCCGGGCAGTCTTCCTATTACCTGGCCCACCTGCGCAACAAGCTGGTTCAGCAATACGGAGAAAAAGTTTTCGAGCGCGGCGGATTGCAGGTGATCGCGGCCATGGACCTGTTGCTGCAGAAAAGCGCCGAACAGACCCTGAGCGAACAGGTACGAACCATCTCGCCGGACCTGCAGGGCGCCCTGTTGTGCCTTGATCCGGGCACTGGTGACATCCTGGCCGCCGCCGGCGGGGTGGATTTCAAACAAAGCGCTTATAACCGTGCGCTGTTCGCAAAACGGCAGCCGGGATCGGCCATCAAACCGCTGATCTACGCCGCGGCCCTGGAAAAAAGCCATACCGCCGCCGAACTCTGGAACGACGATCCGGTCTCCTATCGGCGCAGCGACGACAAAATCTGGCAACCCCAGAATTACGGACATGAACGCCAGGGACAGGTCAGCCTGCGCGAAGCCCTGGCACACTCCAACAACATCATTGCCGTCAAGTTGCTGGAAGCCATCAGCGCGCCCTACTTTGCCGATTTTGCAGGCAATCTCGGAATTTCGCTGCGATCACGCAACGATTTGTCAATGGCGCTCGGCACCGGGGAAGTAACCCTCAACGAACTGGTCGCGGCCTACGCCCCGCTGGCCAACGGCGGCCTCAAGGTGCAGCCACGCACCATCATCAAGATCTACGACCGGCGCTCCAAAACCTGGACCCGCACCCCGGCTCCGCGGACTCCGGTGATGTCCGGGGCTACGGCATTCATCACAACCCAGATGCTGAGGGATGTTCTGACCCACGGCACCGCTAAAAATCTTAAAAAGTTTGCCGAACACTATCCTGCCGCCGGCAAAACCGGCACCACCAGCGACTACCGGGATGCCTGGTTTATCGGCTACACGCCGAAACTGGTTACCGGCGTCTGGGTAGGTTATGACAAGCCCCGTCCCGGCGGCAGGGGTTTTACCGGCGGCGCGGTCAGCGCCCCCATCTGGGAAAGGTTCATGCGCTCGGCGCTGGCCAGGCACCCGGCGGCTTCCTTCAAGCAACCGGAATCGGTCATTTCCCTTGCCATTGATCCAACCACCGGAATGCCGGCCACAACCGCCTGCCCGGTGACCCGAAACGAGTTTTTCAGCATTGGCAGCGAGCCGCGGGAGTACTGCACCGCACACGCCGGAGATCCGCTTCAGGAGCTGCCACCATCCCTGGAGCTGCCGGATATCGAATCGCTGTTGATACAAGGCGATGCACAGAACAGCGTCGGAGAGCCACCCGAAACGGTCGGAGACGAGGTGCCGGATGAAGACACCGATCCGCAACCGCCCACGGACAATCCCGCTCCATCCCCTTAGCGGGTTTCCATCCGGGAACGGCTCTTTTCCACGGTGACGGGTTGCGGTATAGTTCGAGGAGAGGAGCATCTTTCTCCCCGCAAGCGGTTCCTTGCGATAACGGACATCCGTGTTCCTTCCCGGCGGGAGACGCCTTATGTCGCGACGCATCGATTATAAGATACAGGGCCTGGATTGTTCCGAAGAGGTGGCGATACTGCGACGGGAGGTCGGAGGCAGACCCGGGATCATCGATCTGGCGTTCGATGTGGTCAACGCCCGCATGACCGTTGAATTTGACCCGGACGCCATCTCCGCCCCCGAAATCGTCACGGCGGTGAACGCCACCGGCATGAAAGCCTCTCCCTGGGAGCTGCGGCATGCCGCTGCGAAACAGCCCTTCTGGACCCGCCACGGGCGGCTCATCACGACCGTCGCCAGCGGTTTGCTGCTGGCCTCGGCTTTTTTTGCCCACTGGATGCATCATGGCAGCCTGCTGGATGTCTTTGCGGGCCTGCATGGCACAGAGCAAAATCCGCCAACATTCATAGCCCTGCTGTATCTCGGCGCCGTGACTTGCGGCGCATGGTATGTGCTGCCAAAAGCCCTGCAGGCCATACGCCGGCTGCGACCGGACATGAACGTGCTGATGATCGCGGCGGTCATCGGCGCCATTCTCATCGGCGAACTGTTCGAGGCAGCCACCGTCGCCTTTCTGTTCGCCTTGTCGCTGCTGCTGGAACACTGGAGCGTCGAACGGGCGCGCAATGCCATCGGCGCACTGCTCCATTTGACCCCGCCCACCGCCCGTTACTTTTGCGGAAATCATTGCGGCTACCATGAAAAACCCGTCTCGGAGGTACCGCCCGGCGCCACCGTGCAGGTTTGGCCCGGCGAGAAAATCCCTCTCGACGGCATGGTGATCAAGGGCATGTCGTCCGTCAATCAGGCTCCCATCACCGGCGAATCCATGCCGGTGTCCAAACAACCCGGCGACGAGGTCTACGCCGGGACCATCAATCAGGAAGGGGTACTGGAACTGCGTACCACCCGCGCCGCCAGCGACACCACCCTGGCACGCATCATCCACATGGTGGAAAACGCCCAGGCGCGGCGCGCCCGCAGCCAGCAGTGGGTGGACCGTTTTTCCGTTTACTACACGCCGTCCATGATGCTGCTGGCTATCGCCACTGCCGTAACCCTGCCGCTGCTGACAACAGCTTCCTGGCCGGAGAGCGTCTACCGCGGACTGGTCATCCTGGTGATCGCCTGCCCCTGCGCGCTGGTCATTTCAACGCCGGTCAGCATCGTTTCAGCCCTGACCGCTTCGGCGCGAAACGGCGTGCTGATCAAGGGCGGGCTTTACCTGGAAGCGGCCGGGAGCCTCAAGATTCTGGCCATGGACAAAACCGGAACCCTCACCGAAGGGCAGCCGGAAGTCCAGGTCCTTGTCCCCCTCGACGGCCACACCGAGGAGGAGTTGCTGACACGCGCCGCCGCCCTTGAAGCCACCAGCGAACATCCGCTGGCGCGAGCCATTCTGCGCAAGGCGCGCGCCTCCGGCATCACCGTGGTGCCGGCCGAGCACTATCAGGCCCTGCCCGGCAAAGGCGGCGAAGGGATGATCGACGGCCGCGCTTTCTGGATCGGCAGTCACCGGCTGATGCATGAGAAAAACCAGGACCTGGCGGATATCCGGAAACGGGTGGAAGCACTGGAGGATGCCGGGCATACGGTGATCGCCCTCGGCAACGACCGCCATGTCTGCGGCCTGATCAGCGTCGCCGACCGCCTGCGCAAAAACGTGCCGCGCATCCTCGATGCAATCCGGCAAGCCGGCGTCGAGCAGATCATCATGCTGACCGGCGACAACCAGGGCACGGCGCGCGCCATCGCCGCGGAGGCGGGTGTCGATGACCATCGCTGCGAACTCCTGCCCGAAGACAAGGTCGAGGCCATCGGCCGGCTGGTACGGAAACATCGGACCGTGGCCATGGTCGGTGACGGTGTCAACGATGCGCCGGCCATGGCGGCGGCAACCCTGGGCATCGCCATGGGCGCCATGGGCACCGACGCCGCGCTGGAAACCGCCGACGTGGCGCTCATGGCGGACGACCTGGCCAAGCTGCCGTGGCTGATCCGCCATTCCCGCCGCACCCTGCGCAACATTCAGCAGAACATCGGCTTTGCCCTGGGCATCAAGCTGGTCTTCATCATCCTGACCATGCTCGGCCTGGCAACGCTCTGGATGGCCATCGCCGCCGACACCGGCGTTACCCTTCTGGTCATTTTCAACAGCCTGCGGCTGCTGAACCTGTCCGCGTCCGATGGACGATCGACGTGAAAAGATGGTTCCTGCCGCGGGCAATCATGCCCTGGCATTGCTAGCAGCCTTGGATCCAGCCTGCCCGGCTTGGGGCCGGATGCTGCAACTGTTGCTCTGCAATTGCCGGCCATCCCCGTAAGAGACCGGGGCCGAAAAGCGGCACAGCAACCCCGCGGGGCATGCCGGAGAAAGGTCTTACGCAACCATGCTTTCCCTTTTTCAGCGCATTCGGGCACGGATGGCAAAAACCCTGGCCCCAGAAGAAAAGGCCGCAGGCAAACTCGGCACATTTATCGGGGTTTTCACCCCTACCATCCTGACAATTCTTGGCGTCATCATGTACCTGCGCTTCGGCTGGGTGGTGGGCCACATCGGGCTGTGGAAAGCGTTGTTGATCGTATTGCTCGCCAACAGCATTACCATGGTGACCGCCCTGGGTTTCTCCGCCATCGCGACCAACACCAGGGTCGGCACGGGCGGCGCCTACTTCATGATATCGCGAAGCCTGGGGCCGGAAATTGGCGGGGCCATCGGCATTCCCCTGTTTTTCTGCCAGGCACTGTCGGTCACTCTGTATGCCTACGGCCTGGCGGAATCCCTGCGTTTCGCGTGGCCGGGCGCCCCCCTGCAGGCAACGGCTTTTCTCGTCATTGTGCTGGTCGGCGCCCTGGCGTTTCGCGGTGCCGGCGGCGCCCTGAAAATGCAGGTACCGATCCTCCTGCTGATCGCCCTCTCCCTGCTGGCTTTGGCCGGGGGTGTTGTGGCCGGCGGCGGCGCGCCGCGAGCCCTGGCAACCGAAGCGTCCGGACAGTATAGCTTCTGGTTCGTGTTCGCGGTTTTTTTCCCGGCGGTAACCGGCATCATGGCCGGGCTGAGCCTGTCCGGAGATCTGGCCAATCCGCGCCGCGCCATTCCTCGGGGCACGGTAATGGCAACCCTGACCGGCTTCGCGATCTACATGCTGGTGCCGGTCCTGCTCTGCCTGGGCGCCGATAGTGAAGCACTGCGCGATAACTCCCTGATCTGGACCCGCATCGCCCTGTTCGGGCCCTGGCTGGTCCTGCCGGGCCTGTGGGGAGCCATCTTTTCTTCGGCGGTCGGATCCGTGCTGGGTGCGCCACGCACTTTGCAGGCCCTCGCCACGGACCGCCTGGCACCCCGCTGGCTGGCCGCCGCCGAGCACACGGCGGAACCCCTGTCCGGCCTTCTTGCCACCCTGGCCATTGCGCTGCTTGCGGTTTTTCTCGGCGACCTCAACACCGTTGCTGAAGTCGTGACCATGTTTTTTCTCAGCGTCTATGGCACGATCAATGCGATTGTCGCCCTGGAATACCTTTCCGGCAATCCTTCCTGGCGCCCTGAAATCAAGGTCCCATGGTGGCTGAGCCTCGGGGGCGCCACGGGATGCCTGGCCATCATGCTGCTGATCAATATCCGGGCCAGCCTGACGGCCGTCATGGTGGTTCTGGGCCTGTGGCTGCTGCTGCGACGGCGCGAACGATCGCATGCCTGGGGCGATGTGCGGCGGGATCTGTACGAAGCGGTCATTCGCTGGGCGCTTGTATGCCTTTCCCGGCGGCCGATGACGGCGCGCAACTGGCGACCGCACATTCTGGTGTTCGTGAGCAACATCGACAGACGCCTGCCTCTGGTCCGCTACGGCGCCTGGTTCAGCCAGGAACGGGGTGTCGTTACGGTCTGCGAATTGGTGGTGGGCAACCTGCTGGAACTGAACCTGAATATTCTGGAACGGGCGAAACACATCGACCGCGTGCTGGACCAGGCCGGCATCGTCGCATTCGGCGAGGTCGATGTGGTGGAAAACATCGAACAGGGCATCATGACTGTGACCCAGGCCAACGGCATCGCCGGCATCGCCGCCAACACCATCCTCCTCGGGTGGCCGGACGACATGGAGCGACTGGTCCACTTTTTGCGGGTTATCCGCCCGCTGAGGCACATCAACCGGTCGATGCTGCTGGGGCAGGTCGAAACGCCGCCACCCCTGCGTGAAGGTCAGCGCCGTAGCATCCACGTATGGTGGGGGGGCCTGCAGCGCAATGGTGATTTGATGCTGTTGCTGGCCTATCTGCTGTCGCGCAACCCCGAGTGGCGAAATGCCCGCATTCAGATCATGACCATCGCATCCAACCAGATGATCAAACAGCAGACCGAAACCATGCTTGCCAAACTGATCCCGGAAATCCGCATCGAGGCCGAGGTGGAGGTGATGGCCAAACCTGAAGATACGAGCGTGGTGGAACTGATTCATGCCCGCAGCGCATCCGCCGACCTGGTCATCCTCGGTCTCGGCATGCCCGCCGAAGGGCAGGAAGAGGGTTACGCCGAGCGCCTTACGGAGCTGGCGGCGGGCCTGCGCTCTTTCTTTTTTGTCCACAACGGCAGCCTGTTCATTGGCGAACTGATCTCCCAGTGACCTTTCGCCATGCCCGCTCCCGAAAGCATCGGCGTTATTCCCCTCTGCCCTCTTCGGACATGAGTTTTCGGCACAATGACATGAATTGATAATCCTCCGCGAACCATGCCCTCAGCGCGGCAAGCCCCCTGGCATCGATGGACCGGTCCAGGCCATCCGGATTCCGGTGCGCGGCGATATCGTCATCCGGAAGTTGCAGCGACGCTGGCAAACGCCACCCGTCTTGCCAATGTGCAGAAAATGCACATGGCGTCTTCTGAATGGATTGAGCATGAACCTGTCACCCCTGTTTCCCGTATCTCGTTAAAAACTGATCCAGCCGGTTCGCGAAATCCTGCCGGTCACGCTGGGTCAGCGATGAAGGACCGCCGGTATCGATGCCGCAACCACGCAGCCTGTCCATAAAATCCCTCATCCTCAAACGCTCGCCGATGTTGTCGGCATCGTAAAATTCACCACGCGGGTCAAGGGCGTAGCCGCCCTTTGCGATCACCTGCGCCGCCAGCGGAATATCCGCCGTGATCACCAGATCTCCGGTCCGGAGCTGCCTGACGATCTCACGGTCGGCCGCATCCGCCCCCTGGGGGACCTGCACAAGGCAGATGTGCACGGAGGGCGGGAAGCGCAGGGGGTGGTTGGCGACCAGGGTCAGCATCACCCCGATGCGTCTCGCCGCCCGAAACAAAATTTCTTTTATCACTGCGGGGCAGGCATCCGCGTCCACCCATATGTTCATGACAATAGCCTCCTGTCGCGGAGTCGTTGGTGGTATGTCCCGGTTCCGCACCCCAGGGCAAAACGAAAAGGGAAACAGGAAAAATGAAAACCGGTTGCCGCTGACTGCCGTTAAATGGTATAAGGGGCGCTCTCGTGAACCGCGGGGATCTCTTCCCGTGGTTCTTTTGTTTTTTCAGACAAGGAAGTATCGCAACCATGATCAGCGCCAGCAATGTGGCCCTCGCCTACGGGAAAAGGGTCATTTTCAAAGACGTCAACATCAAATTCATCCCCGGCAACTGCTACGGCCTCATCGGCGCCAACGGCGCCGGCAAATCAACTTTTCTGAAAATCCTCGCCGGTGAAATCGAAGCGGACAAGGGCGACATTTCGATTGGCGCGGGCGAGCGCATCGCCATGCTGCGCCAGGACCACTTTGCCTTTGACGAAGAGACGGTTTTCAATACCGTGATGATGGGTCACATGCGCCTCTACGAGGTGATGTCCGAGCGCGAGGCGATCTATTCCAAGGGGGAATTCACCGAACAGGACGGTATTCGCTCCGGCGAACTGGAAGCCCTGTTCGCCGAAATGAACGGTTACGAGGCCGAGTCGGAGGCGGCGGTGCTCCTCAACGGCCTCGGCATCCCCGAAGATCTGCGCCACAAAAAGATGAAGGAACTCGAAGGCGGGGAAAAGGTCCGCGTGCTGCTGGCCCAGGCCCTGTTCGGCAATCCCGACATTCTGCTGCTCGACGAACCGACCAACCACCTCGACCTGAAGTCGATCGCCTGGCTGGAGGAGTTCCTGTCCCGGTTCCAGAACACGGTCATCGTCGTGTCCCATGACCGGCACTTCCTCAACCAGGTCTGCACCCACGTCGCCGACATCGACTTCGGCAAGATCACCGTTTACGTCGGCAACTACGATTTCTGGTACGAAGCCAGCCAGCTGGTACTGAAGCAGAAACAGGAAGAGAACCGCAAGATAACCGAAAAAGCCAACGACCTCAAGGAGTTCATCCAGCGCTTCAGTTCCAACGCCTCCAAGGCCAGGCAGGCGACCTCGCGCAAAAAACTCCTCGAAAAACTCACCGTCGAAGACCTGCCCGTCTCCTCACGGAAGTATCCCTTTGTGGTCTTCAAACCGGAGCGCGCCTGCGGCGATATCATCCTGGAGATCAAGGATCTGTGCAAAACCGTCGACGGCGTCAAGGTGCTGGACAACTTCAGCCTGATCGTCAACAAGGGGGACAAGATCGCCTTCGTCGGTGGCGACGCCCAGACAAAAACCGCCCTCTTTCAGATCCTGGCCGGCGAACTCGAACCGGACAGCGGTTCTTTCCGTTTCGGAGTCACCATCACGCCGGCCTTTTTCCCCAAGGAGAACCGCCGCTTTTTCGAAAATGACCTGACCCTGATCGATTGGCTGCTGCAGTTCGCGCCGACCGAAGGAGAGAGCTTTGCCCGTGGCTTTCTGGGCCGCATGCTGTTTTCCGGCGAAGAAGCGACCAAAAAATCCAATGTCCTCTCCGGCGGGGAAAAAGTGCGCTGCATGCTCGCCCGGATGATGCTGACCGGCGCCAACGTGCTGGTGTTCGACGAACCGACCAACCACCTCGACCTCGAATCCATCACATCTCTCAACAACGGACTGATCGCCTTTCCGGAGGTGATCCTGTTTGCCAGCCACGACCACAAGTTTCTGTCGACGGTTGCCAACCGCATCGTCGAAGTCACCCCCGCGGGCTTCATCGACCGGGCAATGACTTTTGACGAATACCTCGAAAGCGCCGAAGTTGCCAGAATGAGAACGGAACACTTCGGACAAGAAGCCGCCCTGGCCCTGTAGCCGGGTTACTTTTTGCAATGGTCATGGCGGGTTTGCTAATGCCTGCCATGACCATTGCATTGTCGCATCGAGGATGCCGGGCGCGAGCTTTTCATCCGAGCATGGCGAGAGCCGCCCATGGAACGACATTGAACACGAAAACCAGCAGCTTGTACCCGCCGAGAAGCGCATAAAACACCACATTGAAGTTTTCCCGCGGCATGGGAAACCACTGACTGTGGAGCCTGTAAACAAAATCGCCGCACAACACCTTCACCAGAAACGCCAGCGTCAGCAACCCCAGATTCAGGATGCTGCACCACATGAAAAATCCGCTCAGCATGGTCATATCCATCGAACCACTCCTTTTTTGATGGTTGTGGAAATTGTATCCTGACGAACAAGGCGTGCTTCTGCCCGACTCAGATCTTTTTCCCGATATAAAAAACATACCCGTAAAAATCTTTGTATTTATCATACAGATGCGCTTCATGCCGCTGATTTTTCACGAGTTCCTCGGCTGCTGTGTTGCCTGCATGTTTTTTCAGGAACTTCTTTTGGGCAGATATCTGCGGAGTGTAAAAGTTGGCGAGCCAGCAGTTTTCAGGCAAAACAAATGTCGCCACGGGAATATAGCCGGCCTTTTCCATCTGTTCGACCTTGCGGGAAATAACATCGATTTCAGGGTAAGCGTCCTTCCAGAATGCATCGATTTCGGCGGGTCGTTCCCGGGTAAACCAGGAGGCCTCGGAAACGGCAATAAAACCTCCCCTCTTCAAAAATCCATGCCATTGTTTCAGGCCTCTTTCAAACCCCATATTGTAGATTGCGCCCTCCGACCAGATCAGGTCCAGCTCTTCACGTTGAAAGGGAAGATTGTCCATTGAACCGACAATGCCGGAAACCCTGTCCTGAAGATTCCATTTACAGCTGTTGGCGTTAAATATATCGATAAAATCGGCAAACAGATCGATGCCCGTTATATGCCCCGGCGCATGTCGGGCCAGGACCATGGTCTGTCCGCCGGTTCCACACCCCAGATCAGCGATTTTCGAGTCATTGGCAAGGTTATCGATAAAAGACAGCGCCTTGAGCGTTGCTTCGGGGCTTCCCGGCCCTTGCCGCTCCAGATTTGAAAAATATTCGCAGATCAATTTGAAATCGAATTCGTGGATGGATTTGTTTGCGTCGCTCATCGTTGTTCCTTATCCATGATGTGATTGGGTTTTTGCCGGACAGGCTTTTCACACCCGCAAGTCCTTGAATAAAAATGACAAGTGGGCCGTCCTTGCGTGCCGGGGCAAATGCCGACAATGCCTGATCGTCACAAATCCGCCCCCCCGCCCCTTGACAACCTTTCGAAGAAAGGCATTCTCAAACGTAGTGGTGACGCCAGGCCAAAAAAATGCTACGAACATGAAATCTTCAGGATCGAACTGCGCACGCCGGGAGAGAACCTTGGCCATCGAATCTGTCCCTTGCATTGATAAAATCAT
This portion of the Syntrophotalea acetylenica genome encodes:
- a CDS encoding PBP1A family penicillin-binding protein; protein product: MKKPVLRFCLTTCLVLGTVLPVLARETIATRPILPADYSSIRIFDREGRFVARIPAERRYWVPINRIPQFLQNAAVAIEDARFFEHGGIDLKGITRALVKDVMQGEMAEGGSTITQQLIKNKHLSGEKTIDRKLREARLAMEYERKYTKKQILEMYFNEIYYGNGAWGIAQAALLYYDKRPDQLTDDECALLAGVSKAPNRYNPRGNTTKVKARRNLVLSRMAELGMITQKRKQALAARPVTSVKSGQSSYYLAHLRNKLVQQYGEKVFERGGLQVIAAMDLLLQKSAEQTLSEQVRTISPDLQGALLCLDPGTGDILAAAGGVDFKQSAYNRALFAKRQPGSAIKPLIYAAALEKSHTAAELWNDDPVSYRRSDDKIWQPQNYGHERQGQVSLREALAHSNNIIAVKLLEAISAPYFADFAGNLGISLRSRNDLSMALGTGEVTLNELVAAYAPLANGGLKVQPRTIIKIYDRRSKTWTRTPAPRTPVMSGATAFITTQMLRDVLTHGTAKNLKKFAEHYPAAGKTGTTSDYRDAWFIGYTPKLVTGVWVGYDKPRPGGRGFTGGAVSAPIWERFMRSALARHPAASFKQPESVISLAIDPTTGMPATTACPVTRNEFFSIGSEPREYCTAHAGDPLQELPPSLELPDIESLLIQGDAQNSVGEPPETVGDEVPDEDTDPQPPTDNPAPSP
- a CDS encoding heavy metal translocating P-type ATPase translates to MSRRIDYKIQGLDCSEEVAILRREVGGRPGIIDLAFDVVNARMTVEFDPDAISAPEIVTAVNATGMKASPWELRHAAAKQPFWTRHGRLITTVASGLLLASAFFAHWMHHGSLLDVFAGLHGTEQNPPTFIALLYLGAVTCGAWYVLPKALQAIRRLRPDMNVLMIAAVIGAILIGELFEAATVAFLFALSLLLEHWSVERARNAIGALLHLTPPTARYFCGNHCGYHEKPVSEVPPGATVQVWPGEKIPLDGMVIKGMSSVNQAPITGESMPVSKQPGDEVYAGTINQEGVLELRTTRAASDTTLARIIHMVENAQARRARSQQWVDRFSVYYTPSMMLLAIATAVTLPLLTTASWPESVYRGLVILVIACPCALVISTPVSIVSALTASARNGVLIKGGLYLEAAGSLKILAMDKTGTLTEGQPEVQVLVPLDGHTEEELLTRAAALEATSEHPLARAILRKARASGITVVPAEHYQALPGKGGEGMIDGRAFWIGSHRLMHEKNQDLADIRKRVEALEDAGHTVIALGNDRHVCGLISVADRLRKNVPRILDAIRQAGVEQIIMLTGDNQGTARAIAAEAGVDDHRCELLPEDKVEAIGRLVRKHRTVAMVGDGVNDAPAMAAATLGIAMGAMGTDAALETADVALMADDLAKLPWLIRHSRRTLRNIQQNIGFALGIKLVFIILTMLGLATLWMAIAADTGVTLLVIFNSLRLLNLSASDGRST
- a CDS encoding amino acid permease — its product is MAKTLAPEEKAAGKLGTFIGVFTPTILTILGVIMYLRFGWVVGHIGLWKALLIVLLANSITMVTALGFSAIATNTRVGTGGAYFMISRSLGPEIGGAIGIPLFFCQALSVTLYAYGLAESLRFAWPGAPLQATAFLVIVLVGALAFRGAGGALKMQVPILLLIALSLLALAGGVVAGGGAPRALATEASGQYSFWFVFAVFFPAVTGIMAGLSLSGDLANPRRAIPRGTVMATLTGFAIYMLVPVLLCLGADSEALRDNSLIWTRIALFGPWLVLPGLWGAIFSSAVGSVLGAPRTLQALATDRLAPRWLAAAEHTAEPLSGLLATLAIALLAVFLGDLNTVAEVVTMFFLSVYGTINAIVALEYLSGNPSWRPEIKVPWWLSLGGATGCLAIMLLINIRASLTAVMVVLGLWLLLRRRERSHAWGDVRRDLYEAVIRWALVCLSRRPMTARNWRPHILVFVSNIDRRLPLVRYGAWFSQERGVVTVCELVVGNLLELNLNILERAKHIDRVLDQAGIVAFGEVDVVENIEQGIMTVTQANGIAGIAANTILLGWPDDMERLVHFLRVIRPLRHINRSMLLGQVETPPPLREGQRRSIHVWWGGLQRNGDLMLLLAYLLSRNPEWRNARIQIMTIASNQMIKQQTETMLAKLIPEIRIEAEVEVMAKPEDTSVVELIHARSASADLVILGLGMPAEGQEEGYAERLTELAAGLRSFFFVHNGSLFIGELISQ
- a CDS encoding YaiI/YqxD family protein; translated protein: MNIWVDADACPAVIKEILFRAARRIGVMLTLVANHPLRFPPSVHICLVQVPQGADAADREIVRQLRTGDLVITADIPLAAQVIAKGGYALDPRGEFYDADNIGERLRMRDFMDRLRGCGIDTGGPSSLTQRDRQDFANRLDQFLTRYGKQG
- a CDS encoding ABC-F family ATP-binding cassette domain-containing protein; this encodes MISASNVALAYGKRVIFKDVNIKFIPGNCYGLIGANGAGKSTFLKILAGEIEADKGDISIGAGERIAMLRQDHFAFDEETVFNTVMMGHMRLYEVMSEREAIYSKGEFTEQDGIRSGELEALFAEMNGYEAESEAAVLLNGLGIPEDLRHKKMKELEGGEKVRVLLAQALFGNPDILLLDEPTNHLDLKSIAWLEEFLSRFQNTVIVVSHDRHFLNQVCTHVADIDFGKITVYVGNYDFWYEASQLVLKQKQEENRKITEKANDLKEFIQRFSSNASKARQATSRKKLLEKLTVEDLPVSSRKYPFVVFKPERACGDIILEIKDLCKTVDGVKVLDNFSLIVNKGDKIAFVGGDAQTKTALFQILAGELEPDSGSFRFGVTITPAFFPKENRRFFENDLTLIDWLLQFAPTEGESFARGFLGRMLFSGEEATKKSNVLSGGEKVRCMLARMMLTGANVLVFDEPTNHLDLESITSLNNGLIAFPEVILFASHDHKFLSTVANRIVEVTPAGFIDRAMTFDEYLESAEVARMRTEHFGQEAALAL
- a CDS encoding DUF6868 family protein — encoded protein: MDMTMLSGFFMWCSILNLGLLTLAFLVKVLCGDFVYRLHSQWFPMPRENFNVVFYALLGGYKLLVFVFNVVPWAALAMLG
- a CDS encoding class I SAM-dependent methyltransferase, with the protein product MSDANKSIHEFDFKLICEYFSNLERQGPGSPEATLKALSFIDNLANDSKIADLGCGTGGQTMVLARHAPGHITGIDLFADFIDIFNANSCKWNLQDRVSGIVGSMDNLPFQREELDLIWSEGAIYNMGFERGLKQWHGFLKRGGFIAVSEASWFTRERPAEIDAFWKDAYPEIDVISRKVEQMEKAGYIPVATFVLPENCWLANFYTPQISAQKKFLKKHAGNTAAEELVKNQRHEAHLYDKYKDFYGYVFYIGKKI